One stretch of Clavibacter californiensis DNA includes these proteins:
- a CDS encoding HIRAN domain-containing protein: MLGPDRQIYGGTQYLLVREPDNRADVNAVAVYGKGRQLGYASSSKAGSLGPLLDRLGADAYLVDGASVTEASIKLWVDLPTLPALRAHVAASG; encoded by the coding sequence GTGCTCGGACCGGACCGGCAAATCTACGGCGGGACGCAGTACCTCCTCGTGCGGGAGCCGGATAATCGTGCCGACGTCAACGCGGTCGCGGTGTACGGGAAGGGACGGCAGCTTGGTTACGCGTCCTCGTCGAAGGCTGGGTCGCTGGGGCCGCTGCTCGACCGGCTTGGGGCCGACGCCTACCTCGTCGACGGAGCATCCGTGACCGAGGCCTCCATCAAGCTCTGGGTCGACCTCCCCACGCTGCCGGCACTCCGAGCGCACGTGGCCGC